The Archangium primigenium genomic interval CCCCGCCCCGTCCGTGAACACGCCCCGCAGCAGCGCGCCCTCGGGCAGCGCGGGGGCCGAGACGAAGCGCAGCCAGCGCCGCGCACCGCCCTCGGTGGCGTAGCGCGCGCCCTCGGGCACGCCCAGGAAGGGCCCGGCCACCGCCACGGGGGCGCTTCCGCGCGGATCGAAGGGCAGCGTGGCGAGGCCCCGGTGCAGCAGCACGCTCGAGGCCTCCGCGCCCTCCTCCTCGGCGGCGGGCGTGGCCGACAGGAGCAGCAGGTAGGGACTGCCCTCGAGCCCGTGGTGCGTGGGGGCCATGCGCACGGCCACCAGCCCCGGCGCGCCCAGGCCCGGCTGGGTGTCCGTGTTCTGATCCACCGGCGTCGTGTTCACCCCGAAGCCCAGCCCCAGGGGGACGAGGCCCCGGCCCGCGACCTCCGCCTGGCCCAGCACGGCCACGCTGTCCAGGAACACGCCCCGGAAGCGCGGCAGGGCGGGCACCCGGAGCGCGAACGCGAAGCCCAGGGGCATGGCCTTGTCCGTGGTGACGTCATGGGCCACGGGCACGAGCTGCTCCGCGCCGGGCGCCGCCAGGGAGAAGCGCACGTCCCGCACCACCGAGGAGCTGAAGGAGCGCACCTGGGGGACGCGGCTGGCCAGCAGGGGCCCCACGTCCACCACGCCGCCCACGCCCCGGGGCAGCACGCTCGAGGGGATGTCTCCGCCCAGGGCCCAGGCGGTGCGCACGCCACACGCGCCCCGGCGCGTCGCCGCCTCCGACTCCGTGTCCTCCGGCCCCGTGGGCGCGCACACGCCGGCGAGCCCTCGCGCCCGGACCTCCGTCTGCCGCAGGGTGCTGTCCGGCAGCGCGGCGTAGGCGCCCTCGGGCAGCGCGACCAGCCGCGCCTGCCCGTCCACCTGGAACACCTCGCGGCGCACGGGGGCGAGCAGCGGCGGCGCCCGCAGGTCCGTCACCGCGTCCGGCGCGCTCAGGCCCGCCAGGCCCGCGTGCAGCTCCGGCCGCGCCGCCACCACCGCCTCGAAGGAGGTGACGGCCCCGCCCCGGAGCGCCTCGGGGTCGCGCCGCAGGGGCAGGCGCAGGTCCGTCGGGCCCGAGAGCCCGGAGTGCGCGACGGTGAGGTAGCCGAAGTCGGCGTGGAAGACGGACACACTGCCCTCCCCCGTCAAGGCCCCGAGCAGGAGCTCGCCCTCCGCGTCCGTCTCGTCCTCCTGCTGGATGACCCCGAGCGCATCGGCCACCACCACCGTCGCCTCCGGCACGGGACGGCCCGTGAGCGCGTCCGTCACCACCACCCGCAGGCGCCCCGCGGGCACGTCCGCCGACAGCACCCGGACACGCGCGGTGCACGTGGCGCCGCCCACCCGCGCCCGCACGAGCGCGCGCGCCTCCCGCGTGGGCAGCACCCCCACGAACGTGGCGCCCGCGCCCTCGCGCCGCACCACCTCCGGGTCCACCGCCGTCCACTCCACCGCGCTCTCGGCCACGCCCAGCGCCGCGCCCGACGCCTCCCAGGCCCGCACGGAGAAGCGCACCGGGGCGCCCACGCGCGCGACGAGCACGTCCGGCGTCACCTCGCAGGCCCTCGCCCGGGCCGCGTCCGGCGCCGCCGCGCAGCGCCCCTCCCGGCAGACGCCTCCGGACGCCGCGCACTCCGCGTCCGCCGAGCACATCGCCTCCACGCATTGGCTGTTGTCGCACTGACAGCCCAGGGGGTTGGCGTCACACGCGGGGATCCGGTACGCGCCCCGCCGCGCCGCCGTGCAGTCCTCGCGCACGCGGCACGCCGCCTGGCAGCGCGCCCGCGCCGTGTCACAGAAGAAGAGGTTGGGCGCCGGGCAGTCCTGATCCACCTGACAGCTGCCGGGGAGATCCTCCGTGGGCGTCTGGGGATCGAACCAGGGGGCGTTCGAGGAGTCGGCACAGGCGGCGAGCCCAACCACGGCGCAACACACCAACATGGCGCGACGCGCCAGGAGACGGGGGCTTAGCATCGGCGACTCCAATCGGGGAACTCCAGGCAAACGGCACCCCCCGGGGATTGTCAAGCCGGAGCCGGGACGCCGGGGTCCCCCCGGTGACGTCCACCGCGCGGGGTCGGATACTGCGCTCCCCCGAAAAGGAGGCGAACGGATGCGCGGGTCGCGGGTCGCACGATGGCTGCCGGTGGTCGCCCTGGTGAGCTGTGAACCCCTCGACGATCAGCTCGCCCCCGAGCCGGAGCCGGCGCCCGCCCCCCAGCGGCCCGAGCCCGGCGCTCCCGAGCCCGGAGCCCCCGCGCCGCCCGGCGGGGAGCACGCCTGGGCCTGGACGGAGGTGGCCCCGGACGACGCCCGCCTGCGGTTCATCGGGCGCGTGGACCGGGAGGCGCGCGAGGGGCCGACGTCCGCGTACCCCGGGAGCACCGTGCGCCTGCGCTGTCAGTGTTCGGGCGTGGACGTGCGCTTCGAGGACCTGGGCGAGGGGGGCGAGGCCCACACCACCTTCGTCGACGTGCGGGTGGACGGGCAGTCGCGCGGGGTGCTGGCGCTCCAGCCGGGCGCGCCCTGGCTGCCGGGCGTGCGGGGCCTGCCGCGGGGCGAGCACACCATCGAGCTGGTCAAGCGCACCGAGGCCTACGCGGGCGCGATGCGCTTCCTCGGCCTGCGGCTGGAGGGGACGCTCCTGGAGCCGCCGGCCCCGCCCGCGCGGCGCATGGAGTTCATCGGGGACTCCATCACGTGTGGCTACGGCAACGCGGTGAGCATCGCCGCGCCCACGTACACCGAGCCCAACACCGGCTACCACGCGCGCAACCAGGACATCCTCGCGGCCTTCGGGCCCCTCACCGCGCGCCGGCTGGGCGCCGAGTGGGTGACCACGTGCGTGTCCGGACAGGGCGTGTACCGCGCCAACACGGGCGCGCGCGACGGCGTGCTGCCGCTGGTCTACCGGCGCACCCTGCCCCACCAGGCCGAGCCGCGCTGGGAGCCCTCGCGCTACGTGCCCGATGTCATCGTCATCAACCTGGGCACCAACGACTTCGCGGTGGCGGACGGCGCGGGCCTGCCCACCGCGCCGCCCTCCGAGTCCTTCAAGCAGGCCTACGCCGAGTTCGTGCACGAGCTGCGCGCGGCCTACCCCGAGGCCGTCATCGTGTGCGCGGTGGGGCCGATGACCAGCGACACCTACCCCTCGGGCCGCGCGCTGTGGACCCGGCTGCGGCGGGACGTGTCGGACATGGTGGCGCGCGTGCGGGCCGAGGGCGACACGCGCGTGCATGGCTTCGTCTTCACCCCCATCGCGGGTGACCCGTATGGGGAGGACTGGCACCCCACCGCCGCCTTCCACGCCGGGATGGCGGACGAGCTCGTCCCCTTCCTCCAGGGGCTGGGCTTCTGACGGCGCGCGCCGGGGCGCACGGGCGCGTTGGCATTCCCCGCGCGCCGGTCGATGATGGGCGGACATGACCCGGCGCGAACCGAAGACCCTCGATCAGCTCCTTCCCCGAGTCCTCGCGCGGCTGGCGGAGCAGTCCGGCCGCGGCCGCGCGCTCGGTCCGGTGTGGAGCGCCACGGTGGGCGCGAACATCGCCCGGCACTCCCGCCCCCACGCGCTCGAGGCGGGCACCCTGGTCATCACCGTGGCCAGCGCCGAGTGGGCCCAGACCCTGTCGCGCCAGGAGGCCGCCCTGCGCGAGCAGCTCAACACGCGGCTGGGCCCGAACACCGTGTCCTCGCTCGTCTTCCGGCTGGAGTAACCCCCGCGATGATCGCCCTCGTCCTCGGCGTGCTGATGGCCGCCACGCCCCCGGGCCCCCCGCCGGGTCCCTCCATCCTGGAGCAGCGCGCGCTCCACCACATCCACCAGGAGTTCGAGCGCATCGGCCGGCGCTCGCCCCACCCGGACCCCGCCCTGACCCAGGCGGCGCGCGAGCTCGCCCGCAGGGCCCTCGAGCGGGGCGTCACCGGGGCGGTGGACCTGGTGACCCTCACCGAGGCGCTCAGCGACGCGGGCGGCGCGGACCCGAGCCCCCGCTCCTATGTGGTGCGCGCCGGGGATGGGGAGATGGCCGTGAGCACGCTCGAGGCGCGCCGGGACCTGAACCAGGAGCCGGCGAGCCACGTGGGCGTGGGCATGGCGCGCCAGGGGACGACCAGCGCGCTCGTGGTGCTGCTCGCCGAGCGCAAGGCGTCCCTGCGGCCCTTTCCGCGCGTGCTCGACACGCCCGGCCAGGGGCAGACGCTCTGTGGAGATCTGCTCGCGCCCCTGCGCGCGGCCGAGGTGTACGTGACGCTGCCGGACGGGCGCGTGGAGCACCCGCCGCTCACGCGGGACGTGGAGGGCAGCGCGTGCACGCGGGTGCTGTTCCCGGTGGCGGGCCGCTACACGGTGGAGCTCGTCGGCCGGGGCGAGCGGGGCCCGGAGGTGGCGGCGCTGTTCCTCGTGGACGTGGCGACGTCCCGGCACGAGGGCGAGAGCGAGCCGGTGGTGGAGCCCACGGACATCGCGGACGCGCGCGCGCAGGTGCTCGAGCGCATCAATGCCTTGCGCCGGGCGCACAAGCTGCAGCCGCTCGTGCCGGACGAGGCACTCACCCAGGTGGCCCAGGCCTACAGCGAGCGCATGGCGCGCGAGGGCTTCTTCGCCCACGTGTCGCCGGACGGTCAGGACTTGAGGGGCCGGCTCAACGCCGCGGGGGTGCGCTTTCGCTCCTCCGGGGAGAACCTGGGCATGGCCGCCGGGCCCCTCGCCGCGCACTTCGGCATCGAGTTGAGCCCGGGCCACCGCGGCAACCTCCTGGGCACCCCGTTCACCCAGGCGGGCATCGGCGTGGCGTTCCATTCCGTGGACGGGCGGCCCCAGGTGCTGCTCACCGAGCTGTTCTCCTCGGGGGCGCCGGTGCGCTCGGCGCTGCCCCCCGTGGAGGAGATGCACCAGGTGCTCGCCGGCCACCGCGCCGCGCATGGCCTCGCGCCGCTCCAGCGCCTGGCGGTGCTGGACGCGCTCGCCCAGGAGCAGGCGCGGCGCGCGCTCGCGTTGAACCTGCCGCCCGCGCAGCTGCCGGGAGATCCCGTGCACGAGCGCGTCTTCAACGCCGTGGAGGGCGCCCGGAGCGCGTCGGTGGACTTCTACGTGACGGACAGCCCCGCGTCGCTGCCGGACGCCCGGAGCCTGGGCCTGCGCGAGAACACCGCGCTGGGCGTGGGCGCCGTCCAGGGGGACTCCCCCACGCTGGGCAAGGATCGCTACTGGGTGGTGGTCATCTACGCCGCCACGCGGACGTCCTCGGGAAGAGCCACCAAGGCACGCGAGGGCGCGGGACGGGATACGGCTCACCTGCGCCCGGGGCCGGTGGGCCCGGCTTCCGACTGAGATTGCTCCGGAAGCCTCGGGACAGGGCGACAACGGACAGCGGACAGCGGGATGCGGCGGAAGAAACGCCCGGAAGGCGCGCCCTAGATGGCGCGCCGCTGGGTGGCGTAGGCCTCGATGCCCATCTGGGGCGGGGCCACCTGCTGGTTGAGCTGGCACTTCACGCACGTGAAGGACTGCCAGCCGCGGCGCACGGCCTCATCCAGGCAGTTGTCGTAGTAATTGCAGTTGAGATTGCGATGCGTCTCGACGCCCGCCCGCTTGGGCCCGGCCTCGGGGTTGATGGTCTGCGGCAAATCAGTCGGACACGGCTTGAACATGGAACGGAGCCCTCCCAATCAAACGGTTATCTCCCCCCGTACTCAATGGGCCGCCAGCGGCCCGCGACGTGAGATTGCCTGGGACAACCTCACGGGTCATGCGCCGCGCCGGCCGCACCCCTCTTAGAAGCCCGCGTCCCCGGGTACAACGGAGCCGGCCTCCGGACGCCCACTAGTCTGCACTTCCTCGGTCTCACGACCGATTGACCGCCCGCCCGCCAACACTTGGCCCCTTGCGTCGCGGGGGCCGATCTAGGACTTGTCGGCCCGTCTGTCAAACCGCCCCCGGAACAGCCAGCCGTCGTCTCACAGAACGAGACAGGTGGGAATGTGTACGCCACACTTGGAGTTGTCCTGCCCTTGCTCTGCGGGGCGGGCGAAAACAAAAGGGGAAACAAGGAGATGCGCATGAGGCGGTGGACGGGATGGGGGCTGCTCGCGGTGCTGACGTCGGGGTCCGGAGCCGGGGCCCAGTCCGCGTCCACCCTGGAGGCGGTCCGACTACACCGCGCCGATGCGCGCACACGGGCCCAGACGGACCTCCAGGCGTGTGAGGCGAGCCGGTGCGCGGACGCGGGTCGGCTGTCGCTGCTGGTGGGCACGCTGGCGCTGGCCGAGGGCGACGTGGAGGAGGCGCGCGCGCGGCTGACGGGCGCCCAGGTGGCCGAGCCGCTCCAGCCCTATCTGGCGTACTACCTGGGCCAGGCGCACTTCTACGCGGGGGACGCGGAGGCGGCCGCCGCGGCGTTTGGCCGGGCCCTGGACAAGGCGTCCCCGGCCCTGACGGCGCGGGCGCGCACGCGCCGGGGCGAGGCCCTGCTCGCCGCGGGCAAGGCGAAGGAGGCCGCGCCGCTCCTGGAGGCCGCCGCGACCGAGACGCCCACGGTGGAGCTGCTCTTCCAGCGGGCCGAGGCGCGCGGCGCGGTGGGCAACGCCACGGGTCAGCGCGCGGACCTGCGCGCGGTGGCGCTGCGCTTTCCCGCCCACCCCTACGCGACCGAGGCCCTGGCGGCGCTCGAGGCCCTCAAGCCGCCGCCCCGGCTGAGCCTGGCCGAGCACCTGCAGCGCACGCGGGGGCTGCTGGACGCCGGCGCCACGTCCCGCGCGCTGGAGGAGTTGGAGACGCTCGCCGCCGCGAAGCTCGCGCGCACGCCCGTGGACCGCGCCCGGGTGGCGCTGGTGCGCGCGCAGGTGCTGTTCACCGCGGGCAAGAAGAAGGAGGCGCAGGAGCAGCTCGCCCTCGCGCGCAAGGGCCCGCCGGGCGTCGCCGCCGAGGCCGCCTACCTCACCGCGCGCCGCGCCCTCAAGGAAGACAACGCCACGGCGCGCCAGCTCATGGTGGCGTTGGAGAAGGACTTCCCCAAGGAGGGCGCCGCCGCCGAGGCGGGCTTCTTCGTGGGCTGGTTGGACATCCAGGCGGGCCACTTCGAGGACGCGGTGAAGTCCTTCACCGCCTTCGAGCAGCGCCACGCGGCCTCCAAGCGCCAGGACGAGGCGCTGTGGTACCGCGCGTTCGCGCACCTGCGCCTGGAGCAGCACCCCCAGGCGCGCGAGGTGCTGGACGCGCTGGTGAACCGCTTTCCCAAGAGCAGCCTCGTGCCCCAGGCGCGCTACTGGAAGGCCCGGAGCCACGCGCTCCAGGGCGCCGGAGCGGACGTCACCGCGCCGGGCTACGCCACCGTCATCACCGGCGCGCCCAACTCCTACTACGCCCTGCTCGCCACCGAGCGGCTGCGGGAGCTGGGCCAGGAGCCCCCCGCGGGCTTTCCCGAGTCGCCCCGGCCGCCCGTGGGCCAGGGCGTGCCGCCGGAGCTCGAGCGCGGCGTGGCGCTCGCGCAGGCGGGGCTGTTCCGCGACGCGGCCGAGGAGGTCCAGGCGCGCACCGCGCGCATCCGGGACGCCGAGCAGGCGCTCGCCTTCGCGGGGGCCTTGCTGCGGCTGGGCGAGTTCGGCAGCGCGCACGCGGTGGCCGCGCGTCACCTCTGGGGCCGGGCCTTCGGGGCCCGCGCGCCGGACGCGCTCGCCGCCTTCTACCCGCGCGCCTTCGAGAACGCGGTGCAGAGCGAGGCCACGCGCTACGAGGTGAGCCCCTACCTCGTCTGGGCCATCATGCGCCGCGAGAGCGCCTTCCGTCCCGAGGTGGCCAGCGCCGCCGACGCCCGCGGCCTCATGCAGGTGATTCCGCCCACCGCGCGCGCCATCGCCAAACGGCTGGCCGAGCCCGAGCCGGATCCCGCCGAGCTCTTCTCCCCGGCGCTGAGCATCCGCTACGGCGCCTGGTACCTGTCCCAGCTCATGAAGCGCTTCGCCCATCCGGCGCTCGCCGCCGCCGCCTACAACGCGGGGCCCGAGTCGGCCGTCAAGTGGGTGAAGGACAAGGGCGCGCTGCCGTTGGATCTCTTCGTCGAGGAGATTCCGTTCCGCGAGACCCGGGGCTACGTGAAGCAGGTGCTCGCGGACCTCTACCTCTACCAGGCCTTCTACGGGGACAAGGCGGGCACGGCCCCGCGGCTGTCGTTGACCGTGCCCACGCCCGCCACCGAGGGCGTGACGTTCTGAGCCGCGGGGCTCAGCGCGCCTCGCCCCGGGCGTAGGCCACGGCGAGCTGGCCGGCGAAGCGGGCGTTGTTCTCGAGCAGCGCGAGGTTGGCGCGCAGGCTCTTGCCGCTCGTGCGCTGGGCCAGCTGCGTGAGCAGGAAGGGCGTCACCGCCTTGCCCCGGATGCCCTGGCGGTCGGCCTCGGCCATGGCGGAGGCGATGTGCAGCTCCACCTCGGCGCGCGGCAGGCTCGTCTCCTCGGGCGGCGGCACGGTGAAGAGCACCCCGCCCTGCCCCAGCGTGTCGAAGCGGGCCCGGAGCACGGCGGCGCCCCCGGCGGCATCCTCCACGCGGTGCTCCAGGGGCAGCCCCGAGCCGCGGCTGTAGAAGGACGGCAATTCGTCGGTGCCCACGCCGAGCACGAGCACGGCGGCGGTCTCCAGCGCCTCGAGCGTCTTGGGCAGGTCCAGCACCGACTTGGCCCCCGCGCACACCACCGCCACGGGGAAGCGCTGCAGCGCCCAGATGTCCTGGGAGATGTCGAGGTGCTCGGAGACGCCGCGGTGCACGCCGCCGATGCCCCCGGTGGCGAAGACGCGGATGCCGGCGGCGGCGGCCACCTC includes:
- a CDS encoding carboxypeptidase regulatory-like domain-containing protein, with translation MVGLAACADSSNAPWFDPQTPTEDLPGSCQVDQDCPAPNLFFCDTARARCQAACRVREDCTAARRGAYRIPACDANPLGCQCDNSQCVEAMCSADAECAASGGVCREGRCAAAPDAARARACEVTPDVLVARVGAPVRFSVRAWEASGAALGVAESAVEWTAVDPEVVRREGAGATFVGVLPTREARALVRARVGGATCTARVRVLSADVPAGRLRVVVTDALTGRPVPEATVVVADALGVIQQEDETDAEGELLLGALTGEGSVSVFHADFGYLTVAHSGLSGPTDLRLPLRRDPEALRGGAVTSFEAVVAARPELHAGLAGLSAPDAVTDLRAPPLLAPVRREVFQVDGQARLVALPEGAYAALPDSTLRQTEVRARGLAGVCAPTGPEDTESEAATRRGACGVRTAWALGGDIPSSVLPRGVGGVVDVGPLLASRVPQVRSFSSSVVRDVRFSLAAPGAEQLVPVAHDVTTDKAMPLGFAFALRVPALPRFRGVFLDSVAVLGQAEVAGRGLVPLGLGFGVNTTPVDQNTDTQPGLGAPGLVAVRMAPTHHGLEGSPYLLLLSATPAAEEEGAEASSVLLHRGLATLPFDPRGSAPVAVAGPFLGVPEGARYATEGGARRWLRFVSAPALPEGALLRGVFTDGAGRRWTVLLDAARAVEGLRLPVPPAPFEDRTYLGDHLGSRAGLSMQALDARRTGRAEGEVLRLEDLLAARSVDLAGLDAAVVGWAALNSVWPRVRWVEPAEEGQSVPRGARLRVRVTSFRVGQDALAEGTVRLTFEGGQGCAGQVVEGTSVDTQGRGEVELPLPEACSGTEVRLTASLLDREGAALSPPTTRARTVTILP
- a CDS encoding SGNH/GDSL hydrolase family protein, with protein sequence MRGSRVARWLPVVALVSCEPLDDQLAPEPEPAPAPQRPEPGAPEPGAPAPPGGEHAWAWTEVAPDDARLRFIGRVDREAREGPTSAYPGSTVRLRCQCSGVDVRFEDLGEGGEAHTTFVDVRVDGQSRGVLALQPGAPWLPGVRGLPRGEHTIELVKRTEAYAGAMRFLGLRLEGTLLEPPAPPARRMEFIGDSITCGYGNAVSIAAPTYTEPNTGYHARNQDILAAFGPLTARRLGAEWVTTCVSGQGVYRANTGARDGVLPLVYRRTLPHQAEPRWEPSRYVPDVIVINLGTNDFAVADGAGLPTAPPSESFKQAYAEFVHELRAAYPEAVIVCAVGPMTSDTYPSGRALWTRLRRDVSDMVARVRAEGDTRVHGFVFTPIAGDPYGEDWHPTAAFHAGMADELVPFLQGLGF
- a CDS encoding DciA family protein, with amino-acid sequence MTRREPKTLDQLLPRVLARLAEQSGRGRALGPVWSATVGANIARHSRPHALEAGTLVITVASAEWAQTLSRQEAALREQLNTRLGPNTVSSLVFRLE
- a CDS encoding CAP domain-containing protein, whose product is MIALVLGVLMAATPPGPPPGPSILEQRALHHIHQEFERIGRRSPHPDPALTQAARELARRALERGVTGAVDLVTLTEALSDAGGADPSPRSYVVRAGDGEMAVSTLEARRDLNQEPASHVGVGMARQGTTSALVVLLAERKASLRPFPRVLDTPGQGQTLCGDLLAPLRAAEVYVTLPDGRVEHPPLTRDVEGSACTRVLFPVAGRYTVELVGRGERGPEVAALFLVDVATSRHEGESEPVVEPTDIADARAQVLERINALRRAHKLQPLVPDEALTQVAQAYSERMAREGFFAHVSPDGQDLRGRLNAAGVRFRSSGENLGMAAGPLAAHFGIELSPGHRGNLLGTPFTQAGIGVAFHSVDGRPQVLLTELFSSGAPVRSALPPVEEMHQVLAGHRAAHGLAPLQRLAVLDALAQEQARRALALNLPPAQLPGDPVHERVFNAVEGARSASVDFYVTDSPASLPDARSLGLRENTALGVGAVQGDSPTLGKDRYWVVVIYAATRTSSGRATKAREGAGRDTAHLRPGPVGPASD
- a CDS encoding transglycosylase SLT domain-containing protein gives rise to the protein MRRWTGWGLLAVLTSGSGAGAQSASTLEAVRLHRADARTRAQTDLQACEASRCADAGRLSLLVGTLALAEGDVEEARARLTGAQVAEPLQPYLAYYLGQAHFYAGDAEAAAAAFGRALDKASPALTARARTRRGEALLAAGKAKEAAPLLEAAATETPTVELLFQRAEARGAVGNATGQRADLRAVALRFPAHPYATEALAALEALKPPPRLSLAEHLQRTRGLLDAGATSRALEELETLAAAKLARTPVDRARVALVRAQVLFTAGKKKEAQEQLALARKGPPGVAAEAAYLTARRALKEDNATARQLMVALEKDFPKEGAAAEAGFFVGWLDIQAGHFEDAVKSFTAFEQRHAASKRQDEALWYRAFAHLRLEQHPQAREVLDALVNRFPKSSLVPQARYWKARSHALQGAGADVTAPGYATVITGAPNSYYALLATERLRELGQEPPAGFPESPRPPVGQGVPPELERGVALAQAGLFRDAAEEVQARTARIRDAEQALAFAGALLRLGEFGSAHAVAARHLWGRAFGARAPDALAAFYPRAFENAVQSEATRYEVSPYLVWAIMRRESAFRPEVASAADARGLMQVIPPTARAIAKRLAEPEPDPAELFSPALSIRYGAWYLSQLMKRFAHPALAAAAYNAGPESAVKWVKDKGALPLDLFVEEIPFRETRGYVKQVLADLYLYQAFYGDKAGTAPRLSLTVPTPATEGVTF
- a CDS encoding pseudouridine-5'-phosphate glycosidase, which gives rise to MNLRFSEEVRRAREQGTPLVAQETSVVAQGLPYPHNLTAARACEEAVRRAGAVPAPIAVVDGEVWVGLEEAQMRRLAEGKERLLKLASRDLPVAIAQKATGGTTVSATCEVAAAAGIRVFATGGIGGVHRGVSEHLDISQDIWALQRFPVAVVCAGAKSVLDLPKTLEALETAAVLVLGVGTDELPSFYSRGSGLPLEHRVEDAAGGAAVLRARFDTLGQGGVLFTVPPPEETSLPRAEVELHIASAMAEADRQGIRGKAVTPFLLTQLAQRTSGKSLRANLALLENNARFAGQLAVAYARGEAR